From Mesorhizobium sp. Pch-S:
CGTCATCCATGACAAATTCAAGCTCGACCTCCGGGCGAAGGCGATCTGCTGGCCAATCTGCGCAGCATGCCTCAATTGCGGCTTGCTCGGCCTGATCCCATAGCGCAGCGTTCTTCGCGTCCTCGTCGGTGAAGTCAGGGTCATTTTCAGGGAAGCCGCGCATGTCCCAGCCCTCACGCGCAAAGTGTCCATCTGCTGCGTCGCTGGGATGGACACCCGCTTTGATCAAAACTGCTGCTGCCGCCTCCAGGCCGCGCATCTCTTCAGCTTCGGTCGCGCCTTCCACATGGAGTTGCAGGAACATCTTCATTGCAGCCTCCTTTGTACCCGCTATTCACACAGTGAACAAAAAAGGAACAAAAGAGTCAAGCCAACCCTTGACGACGTAGGAATTTGGTCCTTTTTCATAGGGTCATGCCCGAACCATATTGGCCGAAACGCAAGGGTGCTTACAGCCTTTCGCACGCGCGAGAGCACTATGAGGTTGCCCGGATATGGTGCCGGTACTGCCAGACGGAACGACACTTCCTGCTTGAGGATTTGAAGCAGCTATTTGGGGATGTGGAGTGCGACGACGTGGTTCTTCAACCTGGTTGGCGATGCGTTCAGTGCCGCAAGGAAGGAACCCTGAAGTTCGAATTGGTTCAGCCGTCGGCGCAGGACCGGCAGAAACTCGTTCTCAGGCGGATCAAGCACATCTGGTATGTACGCAAGGTCGAATGGTGGGACGAGCAGCCATGAAGTTCCATCTGCCGGAAATCACGTACCCTCTGTCGATTGGCACCATCGGCATCATCCTGGCCACCGGGCACGAGATCATGGCTCATTGTTGCACGAACGGTTGCCGACATGATGGTCGGCTCAATCTGGTCCGGATAGCCAAGAAGTCTCCGCTCGGACTGGGGCAGGGCACGTTACGGCATGAGATCCTGCCGTATGTTTTCTGCCCGGTCTGCCGTGAAGCCGGGCGAGATGATAAGAACCTGACATTCACGCTATGCACACCAGAGGCGCATTGCAGGTGGCCGAAGGCGGAACACGATCGGAACGAGGCAGCCAAGAGAGCGCGAGGCGGAGAGAACTGATGGTCGACCTGCAAACCGCGATGCTGTCTGCATACCCGGAAGCCAAGGTCATCGTCGACTGCGATCAGTGCGTCGTCCACGCGAAATACGACAAGCTCGAGATGTTGGAAGTTGGCGGAGATCGACCGTTGTCGGTGCTGCTCGCAGAGATTGTCAGGCGCAAGGGCTGCACACTGAAGGAACTAATCCCTGCCTACGACAAGTGCCGTGCCATCTATTCCAATCTGCCGGCGGATAAACCGGCCGCGCCGCCGAATGCCTACGCCAAAGCCAAGGGGCAGTTCTGATGAAATCTCCTATCAAAATCTCTGCCGCAGCAAGGGCGCGATTAGTCATCGATATGCAGCCATGGAGAGCCAAAGCGGGTGTGGAGCTAATTCCCGCAATTGTTTGGGAAAAATCTGAGGTCTCAATCGGAGCGTTCAAAGAGACTGAACGACACGAGATCCTTGCGAGAATACGAAGCGACAACGGATACGAGTATGTGCTTTGCACCGCGGATGAGGATGCCGAGGGGGTTGTCGGCAAGACGCTGGACTACCAGGACGGGAAGTACGTTCTTGTCTGATGGTGAGGATTTTTGCGCCACGTATCTGCTGCCGGAGAAGCTGGCCGCGTCGCCTAGATAGCGCCTCCAATTTATATTTCGACTTCAATTCCACCAAAAATCCAACTCCTATGGAGAACAGGCATGCTTATGGTTGCGAGTGTTTCGACGCTTACCGATTTGCAGGCGCTTAATCCGTCAACATACACTTCCGCGATAGTGACGGGGGCGGTCGCTCGAAACGGCACGTTTGTGTGGAATTCGTCGAACCTATCCGCCTCTGTGTCTCAAGACACCATGCAAGGCATCTTCGTTCCACCTTCGACGGACACCACCGGAGCAAGCGGCGCATGGGTTCGCCAGTTTCACGACGAGATTTTTGCGGCCTGGTTTGGCGCTATTGGCGACGATGTCACCAACGACACCGCAGCTTGGCAGTGCGCCCTCAAATTTGCTGCGGGCAGAACACTTTGTGGAGAGCAGGGTAAGACATACAACCTAACCGCCGAGTTGGAGTTGCCAGACGGATGCACGTTGGCCCTGTGCAAGTCGCGGTTGAATTTCCGTATTTCGGGATCGGTGCGATGCGTTGTTCCTGGAAACAACTGCCGCGTCTACAATGGCACCATCAAGAATTTTGGAACGACACCGGGCATCCCAGGCGACTTTCAGTGCCCGATCGCGATCGGCAAGTTCACCGCGAACGTCTCGGTGGCAAACGTCCATGTCTTCAACATGACGATTGAGAGTGACTGGGTTGAAGGCAACGGCATCATCATCACCGCTGCGTCGAACAATATCCTGATCGAGAACATCAAATTCCCAAACAGCCCAATGTTCTGCCCGGTGCTAGCTCACTGGGGAGGAACGGCCGCGGGTACCGGGCACCCATATGACGTCATCATCAGGAACATAACTTGCGGCAACATAAACCCGGCGGGATATCTGATTTCTCTCGCGGCTGCTTACAACGTGCTCGTTGAGAACGTGAAGGGTGGCACCTGCTACTATGGCTTCCACAACTATGCCGGCGACTTCACCAACATGTATGCGTCGGCTGATGTTAAACCCCTTGTCGGCAAGAGCATCGTCGCACGCAATATCGTAGCCATGGATGTGCAAAACGCAGGAATTTGGGTCGACGGGCAGAGCTTCAATCCCAACCTGACCAACCCGCCGGCTGTCCCTCTGGAAATGGATGGCATCATTGAAAGCTGTCGTTTCTATGGAGCCGGGGCGGTAAACCAGTCACCTGAACCAACGGCAGTCTGGGGCGCTAAACTTGCGAACTGCAGAGATCTCGAAATTAGAAACAATCATTTCGAGTGGTTTCAATATGGGGTTGTCCCTGCTGGTCCTACCGAGCGCGTCTACCTCATTGGCAATCTGATCCGGTCATGTAAGTCAAACGGTATTGCAGTCGGCCATTCGACCTATCCGCCTGTCGACTGGGTGATCGAGAGGAACGCTCTGCAAGGAAACAACCGCGCGGGCTACACAACTGACGACGGCGCGGCCATTTTGGTTACGTCTTCCTACAACACCAAAATCCTGGGCAACCGGATCGGCTTTGCCGGCTCCGAGTTCTCGTATTTTGGAATTCGGGTCGCTGCCTCTG
This genomic window contains:
- a CDS encoding right-handed parallel beta-helix repeat-containing protein, producing the protein MLMVASVSTLTDLQALNPSTYTSAIVTGAVARNGTFVWNSSNLSASVSQDTMQGIFVPPSTDTTGASGAWVRQFHDEIFAAWFGAIGDDVTNDTAAWQCALKFAAGRTLCGEQGKTYNLTAELELPDGCTLALCKSRLNFRISGSVRCVVPGNNCRVYNGTIKNFGTTPGIPGDFQCPIAIGKFTANVSVANVHVFNMTIESDWVEGNGIIITAASNNILIENIKFPNSPMFCPVLAHWGGTAAGTGHPYDVIIRNITCGNINPAGYLISLAAAYNVLVENVKGGTCYYGFHNYAGDFTNMYASADVKPLVGKSIVARNIVAMDVQNAGIWVDGQSFNPNLTNPPAVPLEMDGIIESCRFYGAGAVNQSPEPTAVWGAKLANCRDLEIRNNHFEWFQYGVVPAGPTERVYLIGNLIRSCKSNGIAVGHSTYPPVDWVIERNALQGNNRAGYTTDDGAAILVTSSYNTKILGNRIGFAGSEFSYFGIRVAASAVSPVLCDNWVNKLAANGVAYSIGVLTSYDINASGSNNRAAAGIALWGGTTLFNSLAGPREGVAVQGAAPTAGTWNAGDRLYSRTPTSTLIGYVCTTGGSPGTWRSFGS